A region of Ictidomys tridecemlineatus isolate mIctTri1 chromosome 4, mIctTri1.hap1, whole genome shotgun sequence DNA encodes the following proteins:
- the LOC144376805 gene encoding olfactory receptor 5P4-like isoform X1: protein MALMETENHTAVTEFIILGLTDNRTLCAILFVVFLAVYAVTIVGNISIILLIRSSPQLHTPMYLFLSHLAFVDIGYSTSVTPIMLISFLREKTTIPLTGCIAQLGSDVTFGTTECFLLATMAYDRYVAICSPLLYSTQMSPLVCFLLLGASYLGGCMNASSFTGCLMNLSFCGPNKINHFFCDLFPLLKLSCGHVYIAEISPAISSASVLISTLFTIIVSYIYILHSIVKMRSTEGRNKAFSTCTSHLTAVTLFYGTVLFVYVMPKSSYSADQVKVASVIYTVVIPMLNPLIYSLRNKEVKEAMRKLMARTHWFS, encoded by the coding sequence ATGGAGACTGAAAACCATACGGCAGTGACAGAGTTCATCATTTTGGGATTAACAGACAATCGCACACTATGTGCCATCCTCTTTGTGGTTTTCCTAGCAGTGTATGCAGTGACCATAGTGGGGAATATCAGCATAATCCTGTTAATCCGAAGCAGCCCACAGCTCCACACCCCAATGTACCTCTTCCTCAGCCACTTGGCCTTTGTGGACATAGGATATTCCACGTCAGTTACACCAATAATGCTCATCAGTTTCTTAAGAGAAAAAACTACTATCCCTCTCACAGGCTGCATAGCCCAGCTCGGCTCAGATGTCACTTTTGGGACAACAGagtgctttctcctggccaccaTGGCCTATGACCGATATGTAGCCATCTGTTCTCCCCTGCTGTACTCCACCCAGATGTCCCCACTGGTCTGCTTCCTTCTGTTGGGAGCATCCTACCTGGGTGGTTGCATGAATGCATCATCATTTACAGGCTGTTTGATGAACCTGTCCTTCTGTGGCCCAAATAAAATCAACCACTTTTTCTGTGACCTCTTCCCACTCCTGAAGCTTTCTTGTGGCCATGTTTACATCGCTGAGATTTCTCCTGCCATCTCTTCTGCCTCTGTTCTGATAAGCACATTGTTTACCATAATTGTGTCCTACATATACATCCTCCACTCCATCGTGAAGATGCGCTCCACCGAGGGAAGGAACAAGGCTTTCTCTACCTGCACCTCTCACCTCACCGCAGTCACGCTGTTTTATGGGACAGTTTTGTTTGTGTATGTGATGCCCAAGTCAAGCTACTCAGCTGATCAGGTCAAAGTGGCCTCTGTGATCTACACAGTGGTGATCCCCATGTTGAACCCTCTCATCTATAGTCTGAGGAACAAGGAAGTGAAAGAGGCCATGAGAAAACTGATGGCTAGAACACATTGGTTTTCTTGA
- the LOC144376805 gene encoding olfactory receptor 5P4-like isoform X2, producing MKAKIDKRTMETENHTAVTEFIILGLTDNRTLCAILFVVFLAVYAVTIVGNISIILLIRSSPQLHTPMYLFLSHLAFVDIGYSTSVTPIMLISFLREKTTIPLTGCIAQLGSDVTFGTTECFLLATMAYDRYVAICSPLLYSTQMSPLVCFLLLGASYLGGCMNASSFTGCLMNLSFCGPNKINHFFCDLFPLLKLSCGHVYIAEISPAISSASVLISTLFTIIVSYIYILHSIVKMRSTEGRNKAFSTCTSHLTAVTLFYGTVLFVYVMPKSSYSADQVKVASVIYTVVIPMLNPLIYSLRNKEVKEAMRKLMARTHWFS from the coding sequence ATGGAGACTGAAAACCATACGGCAGTGACAGAGTTCATCATTTTGGGATTAACAGACAATCGCACACTATGTGCCATCCTCTTTGTGGTTTTCCTAGCAGTGTATGCAGTGACCATAGTGGGGAATATCAGCATAATCCTGTTAATCCGAAGCAGCCCACAGCTCCACACCCCAATGTACCTCTTCCTCAGCCACTTGGCCTTTGTGGACATAGGATATTCCACGTCAGTTACACCAATAATGCTCATCAGTTTCTTAAGAGAAAAAACTACTATCCCTCTCACAGGCTGCATAGCCCAGCTCGGCTCAGATGTCACTTTTGGGACAACAGagtgctttctcctggccaccaTGGCCTATGACCGATATGTAGCCATCTGTTCTCCCCTGCTGTACTCCACCCAGATGTCCCCACTGGTCTGCTTCCTTCTGTTGGGAGCATCCTACCTGGGTGGTTGCATGAATGCATCATCATTTACAGGCTGTTTGATGAACCTGTCCTTCTGTGGCCCAAATAAAATCAACCACTTTTTCTGTGACCTCTTCCCACTCCTGAAGCTTTCTTGTGGCCATGTTTACATCGCTGAGATTTCTCCTGCCATCTCTTCTGCCTCTGTTCTGATAAGCACATTGTTTACCATAATTGTGTCCTACATATACATCCTCCACTCCATCGTGAAGATGCGCTCCACCGAGGGAAGGAACAAGGCTTTCTCTACCTGCACCTCTCACCTCACCGCAGTCACGCTGTTTTATGGGACAGTTTTGTTTGTGTATGTGATGCCCAAGTCAAGCTACTCAGCTGATCAGGTCAAAGTGGCCTCTGTGATCTACACAGTGGTGATCCCCATGTTGAACCCTCTCATCTATAGTCTGAGGAACAAGGAAGTGAAAGAGGCCATGAGAAAACTGATGGCTAGAACACATTGGTTTTCTTGA